One part of the Vibrio hyugaensis genome encodes these proteins:
- a CDS encoding hydrogenase expression protein: MKKKTISLMVTAALMSSQLLLPTYVLGATQDSIAIAAQSESVSTTLTVPQVGEWYSQAQVDLKNVSGQQLDLADAEIWVSSDKDATVNSSWGAPFNVSSPAPNTFVFTHDSTSQLLNDGQTAQLFFGLNATNGDFIDQSDVHVEKVIIKNDPALQGKITLQAPNAPHTSLTAASVLVESENYSETVSVPWGGSFVLDHLKDGEYQVTAQDVSSEMGIANASSPTSTVTVDSDATQPSVDVQYDAFVYYATLALTMPALDDVSGSLTTDATVRMAGSDEIERNLVVPFGAELDINKLLDDHKYDLSYSPITVNNVLYQPSDNLDVLVNKDTTTKITTNIVENPIATDGFRTVQTSLVDLPQEAMPILLNLVAKDGSSRYSYEIASSSFTLPDDVKPGEYDVQIDSVFAGETRYAYDGDESVSVPQGDAPLLLTLPFREAMSLAVKGFPDYVANGTVTNDSEQTTTEIGATKVNAIFKYAGLSGSGDPGVILEKDKLPLHNTYANAQSASQLSGHHVLPVMVVYTANASGGASWTDLVDNDLLYMHYATFITQAIAAQEYAAGDGSSPMSFVLNPDFLGELQKNPSHVDDLNQAGSIDVNAQLARALDYMKTTYGYQPPVAVPEFENTLKGYIASLNFIMNGLAEDVTYGWQINLWAVGSANWIHQTEDPSSDKGQEVANFVNSLDVYTGAYKPDYIVFDKYERDGFGSEAIANYAYNATSWTRYLSYVKTISDGVESPAMIWQIPGGHMPTQEEGNSLINVEHEASGGSYFMGDARIGSDISTIRTGLLDKQLSSATYNGASNVRELLEKDDGYDWSQVAMHNLPKSNVFALLWGGGSTTAVVSIGSNGTDNGWLDNKVDAYAQNPACLVGNDCDGSIWGGDGGDKPPVDNHTPTVSLTSSFQVNSGESVTITADAADPDGDVISYQWTVPAELTVVGDTNSDTLVVTAPVTDPDLTFSISLDVSDGELSATDSTTLKVVGDNSSGGDGICADVPEFEQRQYQPGEQVTYQGNLYKADRWTDSTLTPADPYAGWTLVGSCS, from the coding sequence ATGAAAAAGAAAACAATCAGTTTAATGGTAACGGCAGCGTTGATGAGCTCCCAATTGTTATTGCCGACATACGTACTTGGGGCGACACAAGACAGCATCGCAATAGCAGCTCAAAGCGAATCGGTATCCACAACGTTAACGGTCCCACAAGTTGGCGAATGGTACTCACAAGCACAGGTCGATTTGAAGAATGTTTCAGGTCAACAATTAGACTTGGCTGACGCTGAAATTTGGGTAAGTTCGGACAAAGACGCGACGGTTAACAGCTCATGGGGCGCACCTTTTAATGTCAGTAGCCCAGCACCTAATACGTTTGTATTTACTCACGATAGTACGTCACAACTATTAAACGACGGTCAAACGGCTCAACTTTTCTTCGGCCTAAACGCGACCAATGGCGACTTTATCGACCAGAGTGATGTTCATGTTGAGAAGGTCATCATCAAGAACGACCCTGCCCTTCAGGGCAAAATAACCCTCCAAGCACCAAATGCTCCACACACCAGTCTAACTGCGGCTTCCGTTTTGGTTGAAAGCGAAAACTACAGTGAAACCGTGTCTGTACCGTGGGGAGGTAGCTTTGTTCTTGACCACCTAAAAGATGGCGAATACCAAGTCACCGCGCAGGATGTGTCTAGCGAAATGGGGATTGCGAATGCATCCTCGCCGACGTCAACGGTGACGGTAGACAGCGATGCCACGCAGCCAAGTGTTGATGTCCAGTATGATGCTTTTGTGTATTACGCGACACTAGCACTAACAATGCCTGCTCTTGACGATGTTTCTGGCAGCCTAACCACAGATGCGACCGTCCGTATGGCGGGCAGCGATGAGATTGAACGCAACCTTGTGGTGCCATTTGGAGCCGAGCTAGACATCAACAAATTACTTGATGACCACAAATACGACCTCTCATACTCACCAATTACGGTGAACAACGTGCTTTACCAACCGAGCGACAATCTCGATGTATTAGTGAACAAGGACACTACCACAAAAATAACCACAAACATTGTTGAAAACCCAATCGCGACTGATGGTTTCCGCACAGTACAAACTAGTCTTGTCGACTTACCTCAAGAAGCAATGCCAATCTTACTGAACCTTGTCGCGAAAGATGGCTCAAGCCGCTACAGCTATGAGATCGCAAGCTCGTCATTTACCTTGCCTGATGACGTTAAGCCAGGCGAATACGACGTCCAAATCGATTCAGTATTCGCTGGCGAAACCCGCTATGCGTATGATGGTGATGAGTCCGTCTCAGTGCCACAAGGTGACGCTCCGTTGTTGCTTACGCTACCGTTTCGTGAAGCGATGAGCCTTGCAGTAAAAGGCTTCCCAGATTACGTAGCAAATGGCACGGTAACCAATGACAGTGAACAAACCACAACCGAAATTGGCGCAACCAAAGTCAATGCTATTTTCAAATACGCGGGGTTAAGTGGGTCTGGTGATCCGGGTGTGATTTTAGAAAAAGACAAACTACCACTGCACAATACTTACGCAAACGCACAAAGCGCCTCCCAGCTTTCTGGTCATCACGTTTTGCCTGTCATGGTGGTTTACACGGCGAACGCAAGTGGCGGCGCAAGTTGGACTGATTTGGTCGATAACGATCTGCTCTACATGCACTACGCGACCTTTATTACCCAAGCTATTGCAGCACAAGAATACGCTGCGGGCGATGGCAGTTCGCCAATGTCTTTCGTTCTCAACCCGGATTTCCTTGGTGAATTGCAGAAAAACCCAAGTCATGTGGACGATTTGAACCAAGCGGGCTCAATAGATGTGAATGCTCAACTCGCTCGCGCATTGGACTACATGAAGACCACTTACGGCTATCAACCACCTGTTGCGGTTCCTGAATTCGAGAACACGCTAAAAGGCTACATTGCGTCACTCAACTTCATCATGAATGGCCTGGCGGAAGACGTTACCTACGGTTGGCAAATCAACCTGTGGGCGGTAGGCTCAGCAAACTGGATTCACCAAACCGAAGACCCGTCGAGTGACAAAGGACAAGAAGTCGCAAACTTCGTCAACTCACTTGATGTTTACACTGGCGCTTACAAACCGGATTACATTGTGTTCGATAAATACGAGCGCGACGGTTTTGGTTCAGAAGCAATTGCTAATTACGCTTATAACGCCACCAGCTGGACTCGTTATCTATCGTATGTCAAAACCATCAGTGACGGCGTTGAGTCTCCAGCGATGATTTGGCAAATTCCAGGCGGCCACATGCCAACGCAAGAAGAAGGCAATAGCCTAATCAATGTTGAACATGAAGCCTCTGGCGGATCTTACTTTATGGGTGATGCGCGAATTGGTTCGGACATCAGCACCATCCGTACTGGTCTGCTCGACAAACAGCTCAGCTCAGCAACCTACAACGGCGCAAGTAATGTACGTGAACTGCTTGAGAAAGATGACGGCTACGATTGGTCTCAAGTGGCAATGCATAACTTACCTAAGAGCAACGTATTTGCACTCTTGTGGGGTGGAGGTTCTACCACGGCGGTTGTTTCCATCGGTTCTAACGGCACCGACAATGGTTGGCTAGATAACAAAGTTGATGCTTACGCCCAGAACCCCGCTTGTTTGGTTGGTAACGATTGTGATGGTTCAATCTGGGGCGGAGATGGTGGCGATAAACCACCTGTCGACAACCACACTCCAACCGTGTCACTCACTTCGAGTTTTCAAGTCAACAGTGGTGAAAGCGTGACAATCACGGCCGATGCGGCCGACCCTGATGGTGATGTGATCAGCTACCAATGGACGGTTCCAGCAGAGTTAACCGTTGTTGGCGATACCAACAGCGACACCTTGGTTGTGACTGCGCCGGTGACCGATCCTGATTTAACTTTCTCGATTTCGCTGGATGTTTCAGATGGCGAGTTAAGTGCCACAGATTCCACCACACTGAAAGTCGTTGGTGACAACAGCAGCGGCGGTGACGGGATTTGTGCCGATGTTCCAGAGTTCGAGCAAAGACAATATCAACCAGGGGAACAAGTCACTTATCAAGGTAACTTATATAAAGCAGATCGTTGGACAGATTCCACGCTCACCCCTGCCGATCCATACGCAGGTTGGACGTTAGTTGGCAGTTGCTCGTAA
- a CDS encoding polysaccharide lyase family 7 protein → MHITSKTLLALTISAISSHAMAQLDPSKAPSENFDLSKWKIVIPMEDTKPERKGKVMEISKTELNEGYQHAPWFYTDKESGAMVFAAPNKAMTTPNSSNARSELHALISDNASIDPYEPANNFVLASHPDAEQFGAIGGKMSAKLAVDHVSQSGDHRHNDSFSVVIGQIHAGTNEPLKIFYRKLPDQEYGSVYWNYENNALGDDYHRRLDISHNVFGKAKIRFGEPEPTDGIKLGEKFSYDIQVDGDVMYLEFTKNLESKAPITRSFAIDLAKGHYLGNKYDAGYKNEWFFFKAGAYNQCNTGVVRCKNEGIEAGDYTQVSFYQLDLEH, encoded by the coding sequence ATGCATATTACTTCTAAAACCCTACTAGCGTTGACCATTTCGGCGATTTCTTCTCATGCGATGGCGCAACTTGATCCAAGTAAAGCACCATCTGAAAACTTTGATTTGTCCAAATGGAAAATAGTGATACCGATGGAAGACACGAAACCTGAGCGTAAAGGTAAAGTGATGGAAATCTCTAAAACCGAGTTGAATGAAGGCTACCAACATGCGCCATGGTTTTATACCGATAAAGAGAGTGGTGCAATGGTATTTGCGGCGCCGAATAAAGCGATGACGACACCGAATTCGAGCAATGCTCGATCAGAGCTTCATGCTCTAATTTCAGATAATGCGTCGATTGATCCTTATGAACCTGCGAATAATTTTGTTCTTGCTTCGCACCCCGATGCTGAGCAGTTTGGTGCAATTGGTGGAAAAATGAGTGCGAAGCTCGCCGTCGACCATGTCAGCCAAAGCGGTGACCATCGTCATAATGATTCTTTCTCTGTTGTCATTGGGCAGATTCATGCAGGAACGAATGAACCTCTTAAAATCTTTTACCGCAAATTACCAGATCAAGAATATGGGTCGGTTTATTGGAATTATGAAAATAACGCATTAGGAGATGATTACCACCGCCGTTTAGATATTTCTCACAACGTTTTCGGCAAAGCCAAAATTCGATTTGGTGAGCCAGAACCTACAGATGGAATCAAACTCGGAGAGAAGTTCTCTTACGATATCCAAGTCGATGGTGATGTTATGTATCTCGAGTTCACGAAAAACTTGGAGAGCAAAGCGCCTATCACTCGTTCCTTTGCGATTGACCTAGCGAAAGGACATTACCTCGGTAATAAGTACGACGCTGGATATAAAAATGAATGGTTCTTCTTCAAAGCGGGTGCATACAATCAATGCAATACGGGTGTAGTGCGTTGTAAGAACGAAGGGATTGAGGCAGGGGACTATACTCAGGTTAGTTTCTACCAACTCGATCTTGAGCACTAA
- a CDS encoding sodium:solute symporter family transporter: MDIDVIIVLGYFAFLIGLGWVFRSASENTSEYFRGGGKMLWWMVGSSAFMMALSAMTFTGLMGKALTSGMSVAIVFFANALGYFINYLFFAAKARQMRVISPIQGVRLRLGRVNEQVFTWANVPLSVLQAAIWLNGLAVFTSAVIGVPLEQTIVGAGLVVLFISLVGGSWAVIASDFMQMIIITVMTFIAAMVAIWKSGGVGNLLEVGLPTQQLIGEGYSYSYLFVGWFICIFVKQFFSTNNMVDSYRFIASKDTKNARKAALLACSLMIIGPLMWFLPAWFVAGNYPDTSTWGLEGLGSKVADATYYMFVKNEMPVGMVGLMLAAMFAATMSSMDSALNRNAGIILKSVYEPYFCKDATEAKLMNASRVLTAAFGIIIIISALFLTSLKQFGLFDLMMLVGTLVGFPVLIPSIMCFFIRKTPDWAGWGTILVGMVVSSIIAFVITPEMLQSILGLDQPLSAREFAEMKSVTLGVVGHMSITLPFFVLSQFFYKGHAPEREAEVNRFFTNVDTEVVVEDNATSIAMDNKQRDMLGKMLLIAAVFLSMLVLIPNPMWGRMLFVIVALIIGGIGGLLLIASKRANRSVNHVSATNNA, from the coding sequence ATGGACATCGATGTAATCATAGTTTTAGGATACTTCGCCTTTCTTATCGGGTTAGGTTGGGTGTTTCGCTCTGCCTCGGAGAACACAAGCGAGTACTTTCGCGGTGGCGGTAAGATGCTCTGGTGGATGGTTGGCTCTAGTGCCTTCATGATGGCGCTGAGTGCCATGACATTCACTGGTTTGATGGGCAAAGCATTAACCAGTGGTATGTCAGTAGCGATTGTTTTTTTCGCTAACGCCCTTGGTTATTTTATCAACTATCTATTCTTTGCGGCGAAAGCCAGACAAATGCGCGTGATCAGCCCGATACAAGGTGTACGTTTACGTCTTGGGCGTGTTAATGAACAAGTTTTCACGTGGGCTAACGTTCCCCTTAGCGTGCTACAAGCCGCGATTTGGCTGAATGGCTTAGCCGTTTTCACTAGCGCTGTAATCGGTGTTCCTCTAGAACAAACCATTGTCGGTGCAGGGCTCGTTGTTCTTTTCATTTCTTTGGTTGGTGGCAGTTGGGCGGTTATCGCTTCAGACTTTATGCAGATGATCATCATCACTGTTATGACGTTTATTGCCGCGATGGTTGCCATCTGGAAGTCAGGCGGTGTTGGCAACTTACTTGAAGTTGGTTTACCGACACAGCAACTCATCGGCGAGGGGTACAGCTATTCATATCTATTTGTTGGTTGGTTTATCTGTATTTTTGTTAAGCAGTTTTTTAGCACCAACAACATGGTGGATTCTTATCGATTTATTGCATCAAAAGACACTAAGAATGCTCGAAAAGCTGCACTGTTAGCATGCAGTTTGATGATCATTGGTCCTTTGATGTGGTTCCTACCTGCTTGGTTTGTCGCGGGGAATTATCCGGATACCAGCACTTGGGGGCTTGAAGGTTTAGGCAGCAAAGTTGCAGACGCAACATACTACATGTTCGTTAAGAATGAGATGCCAGTCGGGATGGTTGGATTGATGTTAGCTGCTATGTTCGCTGCAACGATGTCATCGATGGACTCTGCATTAAACCGTAACGCGGGAATTATTTTAAAAAGCGTTTACGAACCTTATTTCTGTAAAGACGCAACAGAAGCCAAATTAATGAATGCGAGCCGAGTACTTACTGCCGCGTTCGGAATCATCATTATCATTTCTGCTCTGTTCCTTACTTCATTGAAGCAATTTGGTCTTTTCGACCTAATGATGCTTGTTGGTACTTTGGTAGGGTTCCCCGTTCTTATTCCATCGATCATGTGTTTCTTCATCAGAAAAACGCCAGATTGGGCTGGTTGGGGCACAATCTTAGTCGGTATGGTGGTCTCATCTATCATTGCGTTTGTCATCACTCCAGAGATGTTGCAAAGCATTCTCGGGCTTGATCAACCTCTATCGGCACGTGAATTTGCGGAAATGAAATCAGTGACGCTGGGCGTGGTTGGTCATATGTCGATTACTTTGCCGTTTTTCGTTCTCTCTCAGTTCTTCTATAAAGGACATGCTCCGGAGCGAGAAGCTGAAGTAAATCGTTTCTTTACCAATGTTGATACTGAAGTCGTGGTTGAAGACAACGCAACAAGCATTGCAATGGACAACAAACAGCGCGATATGCTTGGGAAAATGCTTCTGATTGCAGCGGTGTTCCTTTCGATGTTGGTCCTTATTCCAAACCCAATGTGGGGACGTATGTTGTTTGTGATTGTTGCACTGATCATTGGTGGAATTGGTGGCTTACTTCTCATTGCTTCAAAAAGAGCTAACCGTTCAGTAAATCACGTCTCTGCAACAAATAATGCTTAA
- a CDS encoding DUF3297 family protein: MTDTAKPALPDRLAGNPRSPFFIKECFEHQIGIRINGQERTDVEEYCISEGWVKIASPKAKDRFGNPMLIKLKGEVEAYYV; this comes from the coding sequence ATGACAGATACAGCTAAACCAGCTCTACCAGATCGCCTAGCGGGTAACCCACGTAGCCCATTCTTCATCAAAGAATGCTTCGAACACCAAATCGGCATCCGTATTAACGGCCAAGAGCGTACTGACGTAGAAGAGTACTGCATCAGCGAAGGTTGGGTAAAAATTGCTTCACCTAAAGCAAAAGACCGTTTCGGTAACCCAATGCTTATCAAACTAAAAGGCGAAGTTGAAGCGTACTACGTGTAA
- a CDS encoding acyltransferase: MSVQEKFGGELTDEEFRKFTLYTTQSNNKQDDEARAQILGFTNENVRIAPGAIVRIGENQIGPRSYIGLYSYINGDVVIGEDVAIGPHVSIVAGNHVFDPVTNCFSGRSCWEAGKVVIQRGVWLTTGVVITPGTTVGECALVCANSVVTSDIPPYAIVAGTPAKQVGRIDPESGQYHWFNKE; this comes from the coding sequence ATGTCTGTACAAGAAAAGTTTGGCGGCGAACTCACCGATGAAGAGTTTCGCAAATTCACCTTATATACCACCCAAAGCAACAACAAGCAGGATGATGAAGCTCGTGCTCAAATTCTTGGTTTCACGAATGAAAACGTGCGTATTGCGCCGGGAGCCATCGTTCGTATTGGTGAGAACCAGATAGGTCCACGCAGCTATATTGGTTTGTACAGCTACATCAATGGTGACGTCGTCATTGGCGAAGATGTCGCGATTGGTCCGCACGTCTCTATTGTTGCTGGCAACCATGTGTTTGACCCAGTGACGAATTGTTTCAGTGGGCGCAGTTGCTGGGAGGCGGGGAAAGTTGTCATTCAAAGAGGAGTATGGCTTACCACTGGTGTTGTTATTACACCTGGAACGACAGTCGGTGAATGCGCACTTGTCTGTGCAAATTCCGTGGTTACTTCAGATATCCCTCCCTATGCGATAGTTGCTGGTACGCCAGCTAAACAGGTTGGTCGCATTGACCCTGAGTCAGGCCAATATCACTGGTTTAATAAGGAGTAA
- a CDS encoding LysR family transcriptional regulator has product MDLKTLTTFVTVARLKNFTAAARELHTVQPTVSRHISDLENELQTKLFDRTTHQVDLTPSGERLLPEALHIIENDQRVKSVIKQIDSDEHQEIKVGYLATACTFFLPELINRFRSKQPNVQLRLYEMTPAEQIEAIVDNKVDIIFSRESHHLNESYFSSYLVYEDSLTALLPRNHSLASKKRIDIDDLHNESLHLFHRNEWLGVYERIIRVCRENGFAPNVVGNPMNMRHLVTTISSGLGISIAPGCIKFIADGSCVCRPINQIDIQLPLTVYFRKHNKSRIVDEFVSHTIAQSVDIQAMLQGEIATSD; this is encoded by the coding sequence ATGGACCTAAAAACACTGACCACTTTTGTCACAGTAGCGCGCTTAAAGAACTTCACAGCCGCCGCTCGAGAACTTCACACGGTGCAGCCCACCGTGTCTCGTCATATTTCCGATCTGGAAAATGAACTGCAAACAAAACTGTTTGATCGTACGACCCATCAGGTGGATCTGACCCCGTCAGGAGAACGATTACTGCCAGAAGCACTGCATATCATCGAAAATGATCAGCGAGTAAAATCCGTGATCAAACAAATCGATTCTGATGAACATCAGGAAATTAAGGTAGGGTATCTCGCTACGGCTTGCACTTTTTTCCTTCCGGAGCTAATTAACCGCTTTCGCTCCAAGCAACCAAACGTCCAGCTACGCCTTTATGAGATGACACCTGCCGAGCAAATTGAAGCCATAGTCGATAATAAAGTTGATATCATTTTTAGCCGAGAGAGCCATCACTTAAACGAAAGTTATTTTTCTTCTTATCTTGTCTACGAAGACAGTTTGACTGCATTACTCCCCCGAAATCATTCTCTCGCCTCTAAAAAGCGTATCGATATTGATGACCTCCACAATGAAAGCCTCCACCTGTTTCATCGCAATGAGTGGCTAGGGGTTTATGAGAGAATCATTCGAGTTTGTAGGGAAAACGGCTTTGCTCCCAATGTTGTTGGGAATCCGATGAATATGCGTCACTTGGTTACCACCATCTCTTCTGGATTAGGCATCTCCATCGCTCCGGGATGCATTAAGTTTATTGCAGATGGCAGTTGTGTGTGCAGACCAATCAATCAAATCGATATTCAATTACCTTTAACGGTCTATTTCCGTAAACACAACAAAAGCCGTATTGTCGATGAATTTGTTTCACACACCATTGCTCAAAGTGTAGACATTCAAGCGATGCTTCAAGGTGAGATAGCGACCAGTGATTGA
- a CDS encoding ABC transporter ATP-binding protein, whose product MESPLVTLKSASKSFVDGKETHRVLENVDFSLPCGASIALTGASGCGKSTLLNVIAGFEPLSGGQLWLDGDNAAAWKDPQWSLFRHQKLGVIFQQFNLLTPLDVKQNIAFPLHLNQQKWNDWCDYLVDTLGINALLDRHVSALSGGQQQRVAIARALAHKPKLLLADEPTGNLDQKAGLEVMKLLSEITTQGNTAVLLVTHSPECAEFMQIRLRLENGQLEFGQINQELHHEAN is encoded by the coding sequence ATGGAAAGCCCACTTGTCACACTGAAAAGTGCCAGTAAAAGCTTTGTTGATGGCAAAGAGACCCATCGCGTGTTGGAAAATGTCGACTTCTCCTTACCCTGTGGAGCGAGCATCGCATTAACAGGTGCAAGTGGCTGTGGCAAAAGTACCTTACTCAATGTGATTGCTGGCTTTGAACCGCTTTCCGGTGGCCAATTGTGGTTGGATGGCGATAATGCAGCTGCATGGAAAGATCCACAATGGAGCCTATTCCGCCATCAAAAGCTCGGCGTTATCTTTCAGCAATTCAATTTGTTAACGCCATTGGACGTAAAGCAAAACATCGCCTTCCCACTTCATTTGAATCAACAAAAGTGGAATGACTGGTGTGATTATCTAGTTGATACATTAGGCATCAACGCCCTTCTCGATAGGCATGTTTCTGCGTTATCTGGGGGCCAACAGCAAAGAGTTGCCATCGCACGCGCATTAGCTCATAAACCCAAGCTGTTGCTTGCCGATGAACCAACAGGCAACCTAGACCAAAAGGCCGGGTTAGAGGTGATGAAGCTATTGAGTGAAATCACCACACAGGGTAACACCGCAGTGCTTTTAGTGACGCACAGTCCTGAATGTGCCGAATTTATGCAGATTCGGTTACGTTTGGAGAATGGGCAGCTTGAATTCGGGCAAATAAACCAAGAGCTGCACCATGAAGCAAACTAG
- a CDS encoding heparinase II/III domain-containing protein, translating to MLPLTRKHDFQLFTSPTKHSVVVNPPSFNWPHERYEALYRIELEAVDQKKSWSWERVQSPMQLDFPLEQGNYRWRVKCEQSGEFSLWNEFSIEAETEAYLAPSAKELFALCDGHDQFLLYFDADIPVIQNASSECRRKLAASVEGIDIEAIQYPNHYRRGLEEGKRTAIANVRNWIDRDLIALTLLYRIWGDETAGHQACQVLLRLAEWSPEGPASLLRPCTWGDEVGLSLARNLYLAYHWLTPLLTEEERDFVRPLLVRLAFQMEERLEQDQFKQFPGHSHTSRLPAYLGIAALTLHKEFDITTCERWLNYALMIYRGVLPFYGGEDGSWVEGPFYSSSYTKWHHPFFLAVERLSGFSFYNHPFYKNYVKFAMDFVATQERIHPFGDGFWCQREGKEWPGFFAQNPLRIYAQRYGDQAARHLDNVLEDDIQSYKLHLLDVVPTIPQLNHREMTDGVDECSSDLAHIYYSYAGLGKLSKSKMALYYRASQFGNSSHRHADQGNFALVDRGQNILTPSGSYGYRFGSQHHSLWTRTTQAHNLPLVAGMGQKLDCPSGVAQLIKQQNDADFNYVVLDLTEAYVGCKHYWRTLVQVADKGMVVFDDLELTEARDVQWRLHTPSQVEFGTDTTRLLQGNLEYTLQVTGEELSSPQFVPEINDADGFYGDVESDAQKQINHLEWKLPARLTHRVLMSCVKEVDLICHLDEEGAAIEWNGLLLRLGTKERLLQPQ from the coding sequence ATGTTACCCCTAACAAGAAAGCATGACTTTCAGTTATTTACGTCACCAACAAAGCACTCTGTTGTGGTAAACCCGCCAAGTTTTAATTGGCCACATGAGCGTTATGAAGCACTGTATCGCATTGAATTAGAGGCCGTGGACCAGAAAAAATCATGGTCTTGGGAGCGTGTCCAGTCTCCGATGCAGTTGGACTTTCCTCTTGAACAGGGCAACTACCGTTGGCGAGTAAAGTGTGAGCAAAGTGGCGAGTTCTCTCTCTGGAACGAGTTCTCTATTGAAGCGGAGACCGAGGCGTACTTAGCACCATCGGCGAAAGAGTTGTTCGCTTTATGTGATGGGCATGACCAGTTCTTACTCTATTTTGATGCGGATATCCCCGTGATACAAAATGCGTCCTCAGAGTGCAGACGGAAACTTGCTGCAAGTGTTGAAGGCATTGATATTGAAGCCATTCAGTACCCAAATCACTATCGCAGAGGTTTGGAAGAAGGGAAGCGCACAGCCATTGCGAATGTACGTAATTGGATTGACCGGGATTTGATTGCCTTAACGTTACTTTATCGAATTTGGGGTGATGAAACTGCGGGTCATCAAGCTTGTCAGGTGTTACTGCGCCTTGCCGAGTGGAGTCCAGAGGGGCCAGCCTCTTTGCTTCGCCCTTGCACATGGGGAGATGAGGTCGGTTTGTCTTTGGCGAGAAACCTATATCTTGCTTACCACTGGCTGACGCCTTTATTGACAGAGGAAGAACGCGATTTTGTTCGTCCGTTATTGGTTCGTTTAGCGTTTCAAATGGAAGAAAGGTTAGAACAAGATCAATTTAAGCAATTTCCTGGGCACTCTCATACATCAAGACTTCCAGCGTACTTAGGTATCGCTGCTCTTACTTTGCATAAAGAGTTTGATATCACCACATGTGAACGTTGGTTGAATTACGCATTGATGATTTATCGAGGTGTCTTGCCATTTTATGGAGGCGAAGATGGCAGTTGGGTAGAAGGGCCATTCTATTCGTCGTCTTACACCAAGTGGCATCATCCGTTCTTTTTAGCAGTGGAACGTTTGAGCGGATTCTCTTTCTACAATCATCCGTTTTACAAAAACTACGTCAAATTTGCGATGGATTTTGTCGCAACTCAAGAACGTATTCACCCATTTGGGGACGGCTTTTGGTGTCAACGTGAAGGTAAAGAGTGGCCGGGCTTCTTTGCTCAGAATCCATTGCGTATTTACGCACAACGCTACGGCGATCAGGCCGCGCGTCATTTGGACAATGTGTTAGAGGATGACATCCAGTCTTACAAACTGCATTTACTAGATGTTGTACCGACAATACCGCAGTTAAACCATCGGGAGATGACTGATGGCGTCGACGAATGTTCGAGTGACTTAGCGCATATTTACTACTCGTATGCTGGCCTTGGTAAGTTGTCGAAAAGCAAGATGGCTTTGTATTACCGCGCGAGTCAATTTGGCAATAGCTCACACCGTCATGCTGACCAAGGTAACTTTGCTTTGGTCGACCGTGGACAAAATATCTTAACGCCAAGTGGTAGTTATGGTTATCGATTCGGTAGCCAACATCACAGTTTGTGGACTCGGACCACTCAAGCGCACAACTTACCTTTGGTTGCTGGAATGGGACAAAAGCTGGATTGCCCTTCTGGTGTTGCTCAGTTAATCAAGCAGCAAAACGACGCTGACTTCAACTACGTTGTTCTTGATTTAACCGAGGCTTATGTGGGCTGCAAACATTACTGGCGAACGCTTGTTCAAGTCGCAGACAAAGGAATGGTGGTTTTTGATGATTTAGAGCTAACTGAGGCTAGAGATGTTCAATGGCGTCTGCATACCCCGAGCCAAGTCGAGTTTGGGACTGATACTACTCGACTTCTTCAAGGCAATCTTGAGTACACACTTCAGGTTACTGGAGAGGAATTGAGCAGCCCTCAGTTTGTTCCTGAAATCAATGACGCTGATGGTTTTTATGGTGATGTGGAATCGGATGCTCAGAAGCAAATTAACCATCTTGAATGGAAGTTACCGGCACGTTTGACTCATCGTGTACTTATGAGTTGTGTAAAAGAAGTGGACTTGATTTGTCATCTTGATGAAGAGGGGGCTGCTATCGAGTGGAATGGTTTGCTTCTTCGTCTAGGAACCAAGGAACGTCTTCTTCAACCTCAGTGA